In the Halalkalicoccus subterraneus genome, CGAGTACATCTCGCCCGAGGTCGAGGACGTCGGGACCCTCGATGTCGAGGAGTTCTTCGACGACCAGACCATGAGCGTCCACCTCAAGGCCGGTGTCGCGCCGATGGCCAAACGCGGCGACGTCGGCGAGATGCGCTTCGAGCGCGTCCGCGAGGAGGTCCAGACCGAAGCGGAGATCGAGGAGATCGCCCGCGAGATCGAAAACGGCGCGAAACAGTCGAGCGAGGGCTTCATCGAACTCTCGGAGCCGGGCATGAGGATCGTCCAGTTTCGCGACTACCGGATCGCGATCGCCCGCCCACCCTTCGCGGACGGCATCGAGATCACCGCGGTTCGCCCGCTGGTCAAGACCGACCTCGACGACTACGACTCCGCCGACGAACTGCGTGAGCGGATGCTCGAACGCCAGCGCGGCATCCTGATCTCGGGCTCGCCCGGGGCCGGGAAGTCGACGTTCGCGCAGGCGGTCGCCGAGTTCCTCAACGACTCGGGCTACTCGGTGAAGACGATGGAGAAACCCCGCGACCTACAGGTCGGCCCCGAGATCACCCAGTACACCGAACTCGGCGGGTCGATGGCCAAAACCGCCGATTCCTTACTTATGGTCAGGCCCGACTACACCATCTACGACGAGGTCAGGAAGACCGACGACTTCGAGGTCTTTGCGGACATGCGCCTCGCTGGCGTCGGGATGATCGGCGTCGTTCACGCGACCCGCGCGATCGACGCCCTCCAGCGATTAGTAGGCCGGGTCGAGTTGGGTATGATCCCGCAGGTCGTCGACACCGTCGTATATATCGAGGCCGGAGAAGTCCACACGGTCTACGACGTGACCACCGAGGTGAAGGTTCCTGCGGGGCTCACCGAGGAGGACCTCGCCCGACCCGTCATCGTCATCGAGGACTTCGAGACGGGCGAGCCGGCCTACGAGATCTACACGTTCAACCGCCAGGTCGTGACCGTCCCG is a window encoding:
- a CDS encoding PINc/VapC family ATPase, with amino-acid sequence MKVLPDTSVVIDGRVSARVRDGDFAGATVLVPEAVVGELEHQANEGIDSGWSGLEELKTLAELADAGEIELEYVGRRPDAIEKGQAVEGEIDALIRDLAAEQEATFVTSDVVQSEVAEAKGLDVEYISPEVEDVGTLDVEEFFDDQTMSVHLKAGVAPMAKRGDVGEMRFERVREEVQTEAEIEEIAREIENGAKQSSEGFIELSEPGMRIVQFRDYRIAIARPPFADGIEITAVRPLVKTDLDDYDSADELRERMLERQRGILISGSPGAGKSTFAQAVAEFLNDSGYSVKTMEKPRDLQVGPEITQYTELGGSMAKTADSLLMVRPDYTIYDEVRKTDDFEVFADMRLAGVGMIGVVHATRAIDALQRLVGRVELGMIPQVVDTVVYIEAGEVHTVYDVTTEVKVPAGLTEEDLARPVIVIEDFETGEPAYEIYTFNRQVVTVPLDGQEESEGGVDRIARQEIEREIRSIAQGYVDVELRGSNTAVVYVEDDDISSVIGKGGGRITDVENRLGIDIDVRTHDENPNSSGSSGSTGQERGQVVTPEITSRHIRLTVESAETGQTVEVKAGEEYLFTATVGRGGDIQVSRGSAIAEELERAIDRSQQITVVGA